Proteins encoded by one window of Deltaproteobacteria bacterium:
- the nadE gene encoding NAD(+) synthase, with protein MNSERVIDYIVEWLDDYCEKSGLRGFAVGVSGGIDSAVTSTLCAKTGRRVHPLNMPIYQDKTQESRSGKHIAWLEKNFSNVSGIHIDLTPPFQAFEKTLPKEIQDGLTMANTRSRLRMVTLYAFGTHHRMLVAGTGNKVEDFGVGFYTKYGDGGVDISPIADLMKSEVYALGKSLGIIEEILQAPPTDGLWEDNRTDESQIGATYAELEWAMRHENSLKQEALTSRQEEILAIFRRFHKANRHKMDPIPVLEIPESVKKSEFKKPVWKA; from the coding sequence ATGAACAGTGAAAGGGTGATCGATTATATCGTTGAATGGTTGGACGACTACTGTGAAAAGTCGGGGTTAAGAGGGTTTGCCGTCGGGGTATCGGGAGGTATCGACTCGGCGGTAACCTCGACACTGTGTGCGAAAACGGGCCGCAGGGTGCACCCCCTGAACATGCCCATCTACCAGGACAAGACCCAGGAAAGCAGATCCGGCAAGCACATCGCCTGGCTCGAAAAAAATTTCAGCAACGTTTCCGGAATTCACATCGACCTGACGCCCCCTTTTCAGGCATTTGAAAAAACGCTGCCAAAGGAGATCCAGGACGGACTGACCATGGCCAACACCCGCTCGCGCCTCCGCATGGTAACCCTGTACGCCTTTGGCACCCACCATAGAATGCTGGTGGCGGGCACCGGCAATAAGGTGGAGGATTTCGGCGTGGGTTTTTACACCAAATACGGCGACGGCGGCGTGGATATCTCCCCCATCGCCGATCTGATGAAATCGGAAGTGTATGCCCTGGGGAAGTCCCTGGGCATTATCGAAGAGATCCTGCAGGCGCCCCCCACGGACGGGCTCTGGGAGGACAACCGCACCGATGAAAGCCAGATAGGTGCCACGTATGCCGAACTGGAATGGGCCATGCGCCATGAAAACTCGCTCAAACAGGAAGCACTGACATCCCGCCAGGAGGAGATTCTCGCCATTTTTCGCAGGTTTCACAAGGCTAACCGCCATAAAATGGACCCTATTCCGGTGCTGGAAATCCCGGAGAGCGTCAAAAAAAGCGAGTTTAAGAAACCGGTGTGGAAGGCTTAA